In Bacillus sp. SM2101, one genomic interval encodes:
- a CDS encoding YbxH family protein, with product MGAIDRNGYRFEPEYSLIEKNGAIHVYNKGEFIDEVKFSFSGKYPELDQIEQLVDKYCEERGI from the coding sequence ATGGGTGCAATAGACCGGAATGGATATAGATTTGAACCTGAATATAGTTTAATTGAGAAAAATGGAGCAATTCACGTATATAACAAAGGGGAGTTTATTGATGAAGTCAAATTTTCCTTTTCTGGTAAATATCCAGAGCTTGATCAAATTGAACAGCTAGTTGATAAATATTGTGAAGAGCGAGGAATCTGA